A section of the Alkalihalobacillus sp. LMS39 genome encodes:
- a CDS encoding right-handed parallel beta-helix repeat-containing protein, which yields MNGKIKRIIDQDGGVLPVTVPDAIFIREDYTFADKLFDERMGTNSYVIDIERYGITQGLPSKPYEHHDYEQANQNILGISRAIDYAFQHDYNEVVLPRGQYSLCFPNRIQMKSYITLNLNGSLLKVMYDSESRSPFDDRDDSTDIWRFEGIPIELFNCKHAHIKNGMIEGDRYERSFQEEGERAVEGSYGILFAGSSQYCSISHCEISGFMGDNVSFVSASVKRTAYNHGSILASLDQETGVEIEATDTLITPMLSIPDDVTFFLLGGQGYNRVTVLNNKYPDAFFYDDQDQFIGAVPNRRVHTHVTIPLSATKMRLLFKDETNPDKDMQLFIEYGGYPHHNVVEHCELYNGHRGGITLAGNYNVIRHNIIRGNGKNSLAFLDGKPPFNDPTRYAINQEDGYGDKSLIENNVIYDGFHGILVGSHSVIIKDNRMYNLDSHAIILYGMSYAQIIGNYIDRVAVCLLMSGTSYTPAVVTVKDNYFYGDLLAQQEGYQMVIKDNFFFSSNVRTHSRTVFEGNIINYIENGEGEKDIRLQGIVKNCQFINIRTTSQTVRITSNYFDSCRFTNIEVSTNGLPSFDFNYCEFDHCVIRDVWNQSQHNSFSNCTFIDSLLQPESINQEALHTSMTITNSTIELTSNSSLTHLLENSSNVQNAITVTFDNVIFTIHEESDIDKLVHSHYATRSLQAIYKNSTFTYLGSQPLQLEFNNQEHGTVFDFYNNSLNNVILSENDLSTMRWYNPNTHAIAEPHSGFYLQSERIYDANPQSGSYIGWVCIKSGYATETAWSAETEFQNGDRIHANENVYQCVVTGISSNTPPNHSVGTNTDGTVEWLYLGSKASFAPYGIIE from the coding sequence ATGAATGGAAAAATCAAAAGAATAATCGATCAAGACGGTGGTGTTCTTCCTGTTACAGTACCAGATGCGATTTTTATTAGGGAAGATTATACATTTGCTGATAAATTATTCGATGAACGAATGGGGACAAATAGTTACGTCATTGATATAGAAAGATATGGGATTACCCAAGGGCTCCCCTCTAAACCATATGAACATCATGATTATGAACAAGCAAACCAAAATATCCTTGGGATCTCAAGAGCGATAGACTATGCCTTTCAACATGACTACAATGAGGTTGTCTTACCGAGGGGACAATATTCGCTCTGCTTTCCGAATCGAATTCAAATGAAAAGTTATATTACGCTTAATTTAAATGGAAGTTTGCTGAAAGTGATGTATGACTCAGAAAGTCGTTCTCCCTTTGATGACAGAGATGACTCAACAGATATTTGGCGATTTGAAGGCATTCCAATTGAGCTTTTTAACTGCAAACACGCTCATATAAAAAATGGAATGATCGAAGGCGACCGCTATGAACGTAGTTTTCAAGAAGAAGGAGAACGAGCGGTTGAAGGAAGCTATGGCATCTTATTTGCGGGTTCAAGCCAATACTGCTCCATTTCCCATTGTGAGATTAGTGGTTTTATGGGGGATAATGTTAGCTTTGTTTCGGCCTCCGTTAAGAGAACTGCATATAATCATGGTTCTATATTAGCCTCTTTAGATCAAGAGACTGGTGTTGAAATCGAAGCAACTGATACGCTTATCACACCGATGCTATCTATCCCAGATGATGTCACCTTTTTCTTATTAGGTGGGCAAGGCTATAACCGTGTAACTGTGCTGAACAATAAATATCCTGATGCTTTTTTCTATGACGATCAAGATCAATTTATCGGTGCTGTTCCAAATCGAAGAGTACACACCCACGTAACAATTCCATTATCTGCTACGAAAATGAGATTATTATTTAAGGACGAAACAAATCCAGATAAAGATATGCAATTATTTATTGAATATGGAGGATATCCTCACCATAATGTTGTTGAGCATTGTGAACTTTACAATGGTCATCGTGGCGGAATCACATTGGCTGGTAATTACAATGTCATTCGTCATAATATCATTCGAGGAAACGGAAAAAACTCGCTTGCTTTTTTAGATGGAAAACCTCCCTTTAATGACCCTACTAGATATGCCATAAACCAAGAGGATGGGTATGGTGATAAAAGTTTAATTGAAAATAATGTGATTTATGATGGGTTTCATGGAATTCTTGTCGGATCACATAGTGTCATTATAAAAGACAATCGAATGTACAATTTAGATTCTCATGCGATTATTCTTTATGGAATGTCCTACGCACAAATAATCGGAAATTATATTGATAGAGTAGCTGTTTGTTTGCTCATGTCCGGAACATCGTACACACCCGCTGTCGTTACCGTAAAGGATAATTATTTTTATGGGGATTTATTAGCGCAGCAAGAAGGCTATCAAATGGTAATAAAAGATAATTTCTTCTTTTCTAGTAATGTAAGAACTCATTCACGCACTGTTTTTGAAGGAAATATCATCAATTACATTGAAAATGGCGAAGGTGAAAAAGACATAAGACTCCAAGGGATCGTAAAGAATTGTCAATTTATAAATATAAGAACTACAAGCCAAACAGTAAGAATCACTTCAAACTATTTTGACAGCTGCCGTTTTACAAACATAGAAGTGTCAACAAACGGTCTCCCTAGTTTTGACTTTAATTATTGTGAATTTGACCATTGTGTCATTCGAGATGTATGGAATCAATCTCAACATAATTCCTTTTCTAATTGCACATTTATTGATAGCCTGCTTCAGCCTGAATCGATAAATCAAGAGGCCCTTCATACGTCAATGACGATTACGAATTCAACGATTGAACTAACATCTAACTCTTCATTAACCCATCTCCTTGAAAACTCGTCCAACGTACAAAATGCGATAACTGTCACTTTTGATAACGTGATATTCACAATACATGAAGAAAGTGATATTGATAAACTCGTCCATAGCCACTATGCTACAAGAAGCTTACAAGCCATTTATAAAAATAGCACGTTCACTTATTTAGGCAGTCAGCCATTACAACTTGAATTTAATAACCAAGAACATGGCACCGTTTTTGACTTTTACAATAACAGTTTAAATAACGTCATCCTATCAGAAAATGACCTTTCAACAATGAGATGGTATAATCCAAACACTCACGCTATAGCAGAGCCTCATTCAGGTTTTTATTTACAATCTGAAAGAATATATGATGCGAACCCGCAGTCTGGTTCCTATATTGGTTGGGTTTGTATAAAGTCCGGTTATGCCACTGAGACTGCTTGGTCTGCTGAAACAGAATTTCAAAACGGAGACAGGATTCATGCCAACGAAAATGTCTATCAATGTGTTGTTACAGGGATAAGTAGTAATACCCCACCAAATCATTCAGTGGGAACAAATACAGATGGAACGGTTGAATGGTTGTATTTAGGGTCAAAAGCGAGCTTTGCTCCCTATGGAATAATCGAATAA
- a CDS encoding acyltransferase, with protein sequence MELTKDDSKILKGIAIILMVLLHLFCRKEIEGFYTTYFYINDNPVVYYIGLFGDACRPIYLFVTGYAFYLTFIDRDIKQTINKNMIRIFKLFMNFWIMLLLFLLLSLLLGRIGVFGSIQEFLLNFTLLDYSYNGAWWFLQIYIIIVLLSPLLIKIAKNTPIALLLPISGIIYVACYLQFYKSVLDFGPLSIIESQLCLIGTSQFSFFIGALFSKYKWLTKIYNTVHHIKFKNALCMLGVLSLIIFHGFFESAIIAPVNGIFFIVLFSLMTKKGWVTALLQYISSHSTNIWLTHMFFYTMMFPGLAFLPNSPLLVFIWTMALCIIASYIIKLFFNPLSRGIDKRLKSKNGDPLLKIS encoded by the coding sequence ATGGAATTAACGAAGGATGATTCAAAGATCCTTAAAGGTATTGCTATTATATTAATGGTCCTATTACATTTGTTTTGTCGGAAGGAAATTGAAGGGTTCTATACTACATATTTTTATATTAATGATAATCCAGTTGTTTATTATATTGGTTTATTTGGAGATGCGTGTAGACCCATTTATTTATTTGTAACCGGGTATGCCTTCTATTTAACATTTATTGATAGAGACATTAAACAGACGATTAACAAAAATATGATTCGAATTTTCAAACTATTTATGAACTTTTGGATTATGTTGCTCCTTTTTTTACTCCTGTCTCTTTTATTAGGAAGGATTGGCGTTTTCGGCAGTATACAGGAATTTCTTTTAAATTTCACTTTACTTGATTATTCTTATAATGGTGCTTGGTGGTTTCTACAAATTTATATCATCATTGTACTTCTTTCCCCGTTACTCATTAAAATTGCAAAAAATACACCGATTGCTCTACTATTACCTATAAGCGGAATCATTTATGTCGCTTGTTACTTACAATTTTATAAATCCGTACTAGATTTTGGTCCATTATCAATAATCGAATCACAACTCTGCCTAATAGGAACATCTCAGTTTTCTTTTTTCATAGGAGCTCTATTTTCGAAATACAAATGGTTAACAAAGATTTATAATACCGTACATCACATCAAATTCAAAAATGCACTATGTATGCTGGGTGTTCTTTCACTAATTATCTTTCATGGTTTTTTTGAAAGTGCCATTATTGCTCCTGTTAACGGAATTTTCTTTATCGTCTTATTTTCTTTAATGACGAAAAAAGGATGGGTAACAGCATTATTACAGTACATAAGTAGTCATTCCACTAACATTTGGTTAACACATATGTTTTTCTACACAATGATGTTCCCAGGATTGGCCTTTCTACCAAATAGTCCTCTTCTTGTATTCATATGGACAATGGCATTATGCATCATTGCTTCCTATATTATCAAATTATTTTTTAATCCATTATCTAGAGGAATTGATAAACGATTAAAGTCAAAAAATGGAGATCCATTGTTAAAAATCAGTTAA
- a CDS encoding DUF4269 domain-containing protein produces the protein MSIERLQLGTDIQQQAYSAIQKLNVMNDFKEYDPTLCGTFPIDIYTASSDLDIIMEVHDHHLFYHKLTSLYKHMESFSIKQKEINGSYVTKANFQFQNFAFELFGQAIPVKKQRAYEHMLVEQYVLTTDPAVKEQILSLKAKGIKTEPAFAKILGLNGDPYISLLEYGQQKGII, from the coding sequence ATGTCGATTGAACGATTACAATTAGGAACTGACATTCAACAACAAGCGTATTCCGCTATTCAAAAGTTAAATGTGATGAACGACTTCAAAGAATACGACCCGACGTTATGTGGTACATTTCCGATTGATATTTATACGGCTAGTTCTGATTTAGACATCATCATGGAAGTTCACGACCATCATCTTTTTTATCACAAGCTAACTTCCCTCTACAAACATATGGAGTCGTTTTCGATTAAACAAAAAGAAATCAATGGATCTTACGTTACAAAAGCCAACTTCCAATTTCAAAATTTTGCTTTCGAACTATTCGGACAAGCCATCCCCGTAAAAAAACAGCGGGCCTATGAACATATGCTTGTTGAACAATATGTTCTCACAACAGACCCAGCTGTAAAAGAGCAAATTCTATCCTTAAAAGCAAAAGGAATTAAAACAGAACCTGCCTTCGCAAAAATTTTAGGGTTAAACGGTGATCCGTACATCAGTTTGCTTGAGTATGGACAACAGAAAGGCATTATTTAA
- a CDS encoding PucR family transcriptional regulator translates to MQLTVKDIMDFDTLLDAKVRTANSVLPSRPVEWVSITETPVENFVRKHELVLTTGIGCSNDMMLFEQFVRDVIESEASALAIATGRYIFDLPPEIICLAEEHDFPIIEVPWEVRFADITHDVMKELTKRQQTQSRKSEEVQQQLLTMILHGESLTKVAKYIAKQIGYSVVITDKKGHCRGRSDTSRLFLEKWQEKVDREVVPDESSLSDSTAHHPLHTKIKKIMNGKETMIQLPIIQEYNRVQGYLFVVAVNQSPILTTSVVNILEHGVTASALAFIKENAIEETKMRLRDDFVWSLTKAPLQSLDQMKERASLLGYDLSPDYVCIVGYPENFQKIFQKKDYESYQQWVNSMIHYIKEEMIYAGESLHKKTMVTYQAEHFIIFLEVQDHHDESVHHFLDLLERRMTHLLPEVILSYGISDFHQNEGMFKQSYENANLALKIGRTQKGVGFRVHYADTKMERALLSLASNAEICMIAKETVTPLVEYEFHRDVSLIDTITVFNEHQCNVSKTARALSLHRQSLLYRLRKIESLTGLSLVDPNDLFLLNMSLKIWGLQKVREEK, encoded by the coding sequence ATGCAATTGACAGTGAAAGATATCATGGATTTTGATACGTTACTGGATGCCAAAGTGAGGACGGCAAATTCGGTTCTTCCTTCTCGCCCAGTTGAATGGGTTTCGATTACAGAAACACCTGTTGAAAATTTTGTGCGCAAGCATGAATTAGTATTAACAACAGGAATTGGTTGTTCGAATGATATGATGTTATTTGAACAATTTGTCCGTGATGTCATTGAATCTGAAGCTTCGGCATTGGCGATTGCGACAGGCCGTTATATTTTTGATCTTCCTCCTGAAATTATATGTTTAGCAGAGGAACATGATTTTCCGATTATTGAAGTGCCATGGGAAGTTCGATTTGCTGATATTACCCATGATGTGATGAAGGAATTAACAAAGCGCCAGCAAACACAGTCACGGAAATCAGAGGAAGTTCAACAACAATTATTAACGATGATTTTACATGGGGAATCTTTAACGAAAGTAGCGAAATACATCGCCAAACAAATCGGCTATTCTGTTGTGATTACAGATAAAAAAGGCCATTGTAGAGGCCGAAGTGATACGAGTCGTTTATTTTTAGAGAAATGGCAAGAAAAGGTGGATAGGGAAGTCGTACCTGATGAATCTTCTTTATCAGATTCTACAGCGCATCATCCATTGCATACGAAAATTAAGAAAATCATGAATGGGAAGGAGACGATGATTCAGCTGCCCATTATTCAAGAATATAATCGTGTTCAAGGCTATTTATTTGTTGTAGCGGTTAATCAAAGTCCAATACTAACGACATCGGTAGTCAATATTTTAGAGCACGGTGTGACAGCAAGTGCATTAGCTTTTATAAAAGAAAATGCGATTGAAGAAACAAAAATGCGATTAAGAGATGATTTTGTTTGGAGTTTAACGAAAGCACCGTTGCAATCGCTTGACCAAATGAAAGAACGGGCGTCTTTATTAGGGTATGACCTTAGTCCTGATTATGTTTGTATTGTTGGCTATCCGGAAAATTTTCAGAAAATCTTTCAGAAAAAAGACTATGAATCGTATCAACAATGGGTAAACAGTATGATTCATTATATTAAAGAAGAGATGATTTACGCGGGAGAATCTCTTCATAAAAAAACGATGGTAACATACCAAGCCGAACATTTTATCATCTTTTTAGAAGTGCAAGACCATCATGATGAGTCTGTTCACCATTTCTTAGATTTACTTGAGCGCCGAATGACACATCTTTTACCCGAAGTCATTTTATCATATGGGATTAGTGATTTTCATCAGAATGAAGGAATGTTTAAACAAAGTTATGAAAATGCCAATTTAGCCTTGAAAATTGGGCGAACACAAAAAGGAGTGGGCTTTAGGGTCCACTATGCTGATACGAAAATGGAGCGGGCGCTTTTGTCGTTAGCTAGTAATGCCGAAATATGTATGATTGCAAAAGAAACGGTCACCCCTCTTGTAGAGTATGAATTCCATCGCGATGTGAGTTTAATTGATACAATAACTGTATTTAATGAACATCAATGTAATGTTAGTAAAACGGCTCGTGCCCTTTCGTTGCACAGGCAATCTCTGTTATATCGGTTGCGTAAAATAGAGTCACTAACAGGGTTATCGTTAGTCGATCCGAATGATTTATTTTTATTAAATATGAGCTTGAAAATTTGGGGCTTACAAAAGGTAAGAGAAGAAAAGTAG
- a CDS encoding kinase-associated lipoprotein B has translation MLTEQQLQQMIGRYVRASYKTGLYVGEVLDVHPDKVLVKVVSVLKHPDQGDLHQPKQADVAFFHQRKALAQYEKVYVPLSTVKEYTDEIMEYKQSLDLALTRAIEQLQEKKTSWAEKSIEQLQDLRQDYSL, from the coding sequence GTGTTAACGGAACAACAGTTACAACAAATGATTGGTCGGTATGTGAGAGCTAGCTATAAAACCGGTTTGTATGTGGGAGAAGTTCTAGATGTTCACCCTGATAAAGTATTAGTCAAGGTCGTTTCAGTTCTTAAGCATCCTGATCAAGGAGACTTACACCAACCAAAACAAGCGGATGTTGCTTTTTTTCATCAACGGAAAGCGTTGGCTCAATATGAAAAAGTGTATGTTCCTCTTTCAACAGTGAAAGAGTATACAGATGAAATTATGGAGTATAAACAATCGTTAGACCTTGCGTTAACACGAGCGATTGAACAGCTTCAGGAAAAAAAGACGAGTTGGGCCGAAAAATCGATCGAACAACTTCAAGACTTACGACAGGATTATTCATTATAG
- a CDS encoding YpjP family protein, which produces MMLWLKRATLVTTAVVTLGLALPAGVTKAEQLDMRSATKPVSEVPDKPTILKVEQGYGYSDPAIDGALTYKDFFKTEFFLEHTLLQAYEQGIVKFGPKITNKIGEQYEDFILPRFKEVLEEVTADVDTTEIDFLRISNDPAAGMGEKILHVYDERDGSDFVRFHVRRENPPRQGYWFDFHYHLAKDNFEEHYELGKIYWDKNTPPLWQA; this is translated from the coding sequence ATGATGTTATGGTTAAAACGGGCCACTTTAGTGACTACTGCTGTCGTTACATTAGGTTTAGCATTACCAGCAGGTGTAACAAAAGCTGAGCAACTCGACATGCGGTCTGCCACGAAACCAGTAAGTGAAGTGCCTGACAAGCCGACGATATTAAAAGTTGAGCAAGGTTATGGATATAGCGACCCAGCCATTGATGGGGCGTTAACATATAAAGATTTCTTTAAAACCGAGTTTTTTCTCGAACATACATTACTTCAAGCGTATGAGCAAGGAATCGTGAAGTTTGGACCGAAAATCACCAATAAAATTGGTGAACAATATGAAGATTTTATTTTACCTCGATTTAAAGAAGTGCTAGAAGAAGTGACAGCGGATGTAGATACTACTGAAATAGATTTTCTTCGGATAAGCAATGATCCAGCAGCAGGAATGGGTGAAAAAATCTTGCATGTGTATGATGAAAGAGATGGAAGTGATTTCGTTCGTTTTCATGTACGGAGGGAAAATCCACCTCGACAAGGATATTGGTTTGATTTTCACTACCATTTAGCAAAAGATAATTTTGAAGAACATTATGAGTTAGGAAAAATTTATTGGGATAAAAATACTCCGCCTTTATGGCAAGCATAA
- a CDS encoding pilus assembly protein TadG-related protein: MMKKIVTNERGNTTLVIMGLLFATIVVTFIFFDFFSAFAAKRGSQTGADAAALAAANEAHQIYDARLRTEVQQKMDDLRALVNLLVANRIAEHEAEQEELDEEDREEPDVEAIFNSVISTLLSGFNGPMPNDLRQWIRGHDVEVNANRALRFFFTDTEVNWMVCNEITDNLDRVQEAARYYAETNGAEEELRIAFPYNEQFHVYVEVEKKPHLVFFPDMAENGENNVEARASASIKMPRNMTISCN, encoded by the coding sequence ATGATGAAAAAAATAGTAACAAATGAAAGAGGAAATACTACGCTCGTCATTATGGGGTTACTTTTTGCAACGATTGTTGTCACATTTATCTTTTTTGATTTCTTTTCTGCATTTGCAGCAAAAAGAGGAAGTCAAACAGGAGCCGATGCAGCTGCTTTAGCAGCCGCAAACGAAGCTCACCAAATTTATGATGCAAGACTTCGAACAGAAGTCCAACAAAAAATGGATGACTTGAGAGCACTAGTAAACTTATTAGTCGCTAATCGAATAGCAGAACATGAGGCAGAGCAAGAAGAACTTGACGAGGAAGATAGAGAGGAACCTGATGTGGAAGCCATCTTTAATTCTGTCATTTCTACTTTACTTTCAGGGTTTAATGGTCCCATGCCAAATGATTTGCGACAATGGATACGCGGTCATGATGTCGAAGTGAATGCAAATCGTGCATTACGCTTTTTCTTTACAGACACTGAAGTGAACTGGATGGTTTGTAATGAAATAACAGACAATTTAGACAGGGTTCAAGAAGCGGCAAGGTATTATGCGGAAACAAATGGTGCTGAAGAAGAACTGCGCATTGCGTTTCCCTATAATGAACAATTCCATGTGTATGTAGAAGTAGAAAAAAAGCCACATCTCGTTTTCTTTCCGGATATGGCTGAAAATGGAGAAAATAACGTAGAAGCAAGAGCATCGGCAAGTATTAAAATGCCAAGAAATATGACAATCTCCTGTAACTAA
- a CDS encoding TadE family protein, translating into MKILKKYIHNEKGSQMIEFLAVFPMIIFALLFIWQVALIAYSVVVTEGAARDGARVAAVHDDYNQAVNNSAFGLDVTNVTRTESSGSYGAEVTVSVTTRVPVVQLPFIGSGNYTITSDATMPLEEAP; encoded by the coding sequence ATGAAAATTTTAAAGAAATACATCCATAATGAAAAGGGTTCACAGATGATAGAATTTCTAGCTGTGTTCCCTATGATTATTTTTGCATTATTGTTTATTTGGCAAGTAGCGCTCATTGCGTATTCTGTAGTTGTAACTGAAGGAGCAGCACGAGACGGGGCAAGGGTCGCCGCCGTTCATGATGATTATAATCAAGCGGTAAATAACTCTGCTTTTGGCTTGGATGTTACGAATGTCACTCGAACGGAAAGCAGTGGTAGTTATGGTGCGGAAGTGACGGTTTCAGTAACGACTCGTGTTCCTGTCGTGCAACTCCCATTTATTGGTTCGGGAAACTATACAATTACGTCTGACGCAACGATGCCGTTGGAGGAGGCCCCATAA
- a CDS encoding type II secretion system F family protein, producing MGAKFVFLTLLFIALVLLSLFIGFIYIWLTIAKKDNLVKLLKYKTLKKEKGNMVERLWKPFLRAAEYVAPTTAKYRLFTKENDKVMLDRSGNPFQLSLDGFYGLRYVLFFTFFIFTWLYMIIGMPFGLLLFITTPYLAFFFPNFWIWYKARERQELISEAMPDFLDTVSVTLQAGVGLDTALRQVSNQMEGPLSEEIQRFSREIDLGVTRKIAYQNLLNRNTSRELEILVNSLIQGTALGVPVSTTFKIQADDLRSMRGFRAKEKAAKASPQITLVTTFLVAPSVFLLIIGLLFLNIIYNPEAFGLNVFFG from the coding sequence ATGGGGGCGAAATTTGTATTTCTAACGTTATTGTTCATTGCTTTAGTATTGCTGTCCCTGTTTATAGGGTTCATTTATATATGGCTAACAATTGCTAAAAAAGATAATTTAGTAAAGCTATTAAAATATAAAACTTTAAAAAAAGAAAAAGGAAATATGGTAGAACGTTTATGGAAACCGTTTCTACGAGCAGCAGAATATGTTGCACCAACTACAGCGAAATACCGTTTGTTCACAAAAGAAAATGATAAAGTTATGTTAGATCGCTCAGGGAACCCATTCCAGCTAAGTTTAGATGGATTTTACGGGTTGAGATACGTTCTTTTTTTCACCTTCTTTATTTTTACATGGCTGTATATGATTATCGGAATGCCATTTGGATTGTTGTTATTTATTACAACTCCGTATCTCGCTTTCTTCTTTCCTAACTTTTGGATTTGGTATAAAGCGCGAGAACGGCAGGAATTAATTAGTGAAGCGATGCCTGACTTTTTAGATACTGTCAGTGTTACCCTTCAAGCAGGTGTTGGTTTAGATACAGCACTAAGACAAGTATCAAATCAAATGGAAGGGCCATTAAGTGAAGAAATCCAACGGTTTAGTCGTGAGATTGATTTAGGTGTAACACGAAAGATTGCATATCAAAATTTATTAAACCGAAATACATCTCGTGAATTAGAAATACTAGTTAATTCTTTAATACAGGGAACAGCCTTAGGTGTACCTGTTTCTACAACGTTTAAAATACAAGCAGATGATTTGCGGTCAATGCGTGGCTTTAGAGCAAAAGAAAAAGCAGCAAAAGCAAGTCCGCAAATTACACTTGTTACGACGTTTCTAGTTGCACCTTCCGTGTTTTTATTGATTATTGGTTTACTATTTTTAAATATTATTTATAACCCTGAAGCATTCGGTTTAAATGTATTCTTCGGATGA
- a CDS encoding type II secretion system F family protein — MNMALLSLTSSIVCFFAFVFYLIQSFRMKKTTKRVENWFENENSKVRKSFILGIGDKFDQSEFAQDLSIKLTRANLKLKPSEYAGTCLLLFLTMVFIGYHFMQLVFLLSLIVSYLVVWVGSKFFLNSRQNKRTELVNKQLPEICRMLSNSVKAGLTIPQGMEMVAREISEPAGPEFQTMVQQLQFGDDFEEVMTRFRDRVDSKDLMIFVSTILIQRKVGGNLAEILSLMAETLEERARVNKEVSTVTAESKFVSIILPVLPLAMALMMNLIIPGFLNPLFSLFGMILLAIFLAIQVASFLIIRQITKIRV, encoded by the coding sequence ATGAATATGGCTTTATTATCACTTACAAGTTCAATCGTCTGTTTTTTCGCTTTTGTTTTTTATCTCATCCAAAGCTTTCGTATGAAAAAAACAACGAAGCGGGTAGAAAACTGGTTTGAAAATGAAAATTCGAAAGTACGTAAAAGTTTTATATTAGGTATTGGAGATAAGTTTGACCAATCAGAGTTTGCTCAAGATTTAAGTATTAAGCTTACTCGAGCGAATTTGAAATTAAAACCTTCTGAGTACGCGGGGACTTGTTTATTGTTATTTTTAACAATGGTATTTATAGGCTACCATTTCATGCAGCTCGTCTTTCTTTTATCTTTAATCGTATCTTATTTGGTTGTATGGGTTGGCTCGAAGTTCTTTTTGAACTCTCGACAAAATAAAAGAACTGAACTAGTGAATAAACAATTACCTGAAATTTGTAGAATGTTAAGTAACTCCGTTAAAGCGGGTTTAACGATTCCTCAAGGAATGGAAATGGTTGCTAGAGAAATTAGTGAACCAGCAGGCCCAGAGTTCCAAACTATGGTTCAACAACTACAATTTGGGGATGACTTTGAAGAGGTGATGACCCGGTTTAGGGATCGGGTGGATAGTAAAGATTTAATGATTTTTGTAAGTACAATTTTAATACAAAGAAAAGTGGGCGGAAATTTAGCTGAAATTTTGTCTCTTATGGCTGAAACATTAGAAGAACGTGCAAGGGTCAATAAAGAAGTGAGTACAGTAACTGCTGAATCAAAGTTTGTTTCTATTATTTTGCCAGTACTTCCATTAGCAATGGCCCTTATGATGAATTTAATCATTCCAGGGTTTTTAAATCCACTCTTTTCTTTGTTCGGTATGATATTATTAGCTATTTTCCTTGCAATTCAAGTAGCTTCATTTTTAATCATTCGACAAATAACGAAAATAAGGGTGTGA